A region of Paenibacillus sp. 37 DNA encodes the following proteins:
- the thiI gene encoding tRNA uracil 4-sulfurtransferase ThiI, translated as MNYDMLLLRFGEFMLKGKNRARFEKTIITQVKALLKPYPGASLRKEYGRVYVDLGGESHTELIKVLKRVFGVMSISPVKVTPSELDEIVKTAVAFMDEREDDFKEGTTFKVNVRRVWKEFPNSSHEMNHLVGSPILRKFQQLSVDVRQPDIELRVEIRDQGTYIFNETIPAVGGFPLGTNGKAMVLLSGGIDSPVAAWSSMRRGLEVECVHFYSYPFTSERAKEKVIDLARALADHAGTIKLHLVPFTEIQTAFTQLGQDNLIITLMRRSMLRIASKLAERERALALITGDSLGQVASQTLPSMNVIGRATDLPLLRPLVMMDKQEIITLSKQIGTYDISILPYEDCCTLFVPKSPSTNPNLRIVDKIESTMSHLSEWVDQAVEQTETITLHAGETSVVTNQTEDNGMKDDWF; from the coding sequence ATGAACTATGATATGCTGCTTCTCCGTTTCGGAGAGTTTATGTTAAAAGGGAAAAATCGTGCCCGATTTGAAAAAACGATCATTACACAGGTGAAAGCTTTGCTTAAACCTTATCCAGGAGCGAGCCTTCGCAAAGAATATGGCCGTGTTTATGTGGATCTTGGCGGTGAATCACATACTGAACTGATTAAGGTGCTGAAGCGGGTATTTGGTGTGATGTCGATTAGTCCGGTTAAAGTTACTCCATCCGAGCTAGATGAGATTGTGAAAACTGCAGTTGCGTTTATGGACGAAAGGGAAGACGACTTCAAAGAAGGCACCACATTTAAGGTAAATGTAAGGCGGGTATGGAAGGAATTCCCGAACTCTTCCCATGAAATGAACCATTTGGTCGGTTCCCCGATCCTTCGGAAGTTTCAGCAATTAAGTGTTGATGTTCGTCAACCTGATATTGAACTGCGAGTGGAGATTCGGGATCAGGGTACCTATATTTTCAACGAAACCATTCCGGCAGTAGGTGGCTTTCCACTGGGTACGAATGGCAAAGCAATGGTACTGTTATCAGGTGGAATAGACAGCCCGGTGGCAGCCTGGTCTTCCATGCGCCGTGGACTTGAAGTGGAATGTGTACATTTTTACAGTTACCCGTTCACAAGCGAGCGCGCCAAAGAGAAAGTCATTGATTTGGCACGTGCCCTTGCTGATCATGCGGGAACAATCAAGCTGCATCTGGTTCCATTTACGGAGATCCAAACGGCATTTACCCAGCTAGGTCAGGATAATCTGATTATTACGCTGATGCGACGTTCAATGCTGCGAATTGCATCCAAACTTGCCGAGCGTGAGCGGGCACTCGCACTAATCACCGGGGATAGCTTGGGCCAAGTAGCGAGTCAGACTCTTCCGAGTATGAATGTCATTGGTCGTGCGACAGATCTGCCATTGTTGCGACCACTGGTTATGATGGATAAACAGGAGATCATTACCCTGTCCAAACAGATCGGAACGTATGACATATCTATTTTGCCATATGAGGATTGCTGTACTCTCTTTGTGCCAAAGTCACCTTCAACCAATCCGAATCTTCGAATTGTGGATAAAATAGAATCAACAATGAGCCATCTGTCAGAATGGGTGGATCAGGCGGTGGAACAAACTGAAACGATCACACTGCATGCCGGTGAAACTTCTGTGGTAACGAATCAGACAGAAGACAATGGCATGAAGGATGATTGGTTCTAA
- a CDS encoding cysteine desulfurase family protein produces MKYFDYAATTPPHPDVIRTMAEIMETQFGNPSSIHGYGERADQLLRRARSGCAAAIGVKPEEIVFTSGATESNNLAIKGAALRYQSRGRHIITTATEHASVYESFMQLQQWGWEVTLVPVNSDGVVNAQKVVDAIRPDTVLVSLMHVNNETGAIHPIAEIGKQLKKKAPRVLFHVDGVQGFGKMEATPAAWGADLYSLSAHKIRGPKGAGLLYVRSGVELTPLLSGGSQEQGLRAGTENVALLVGMAKAMRMAAEDQVDFARRTTVLRDRLMETIRVIPEFELNSRTEGAPHIVHFSYPGMKAEVALHTLEQLGVTISTQSACSSRSAEPSRALLAMGRDAACAGGGLRISLGDEHTEEDVALLEQALHQMVAQLRPLERRM; encoded by the coding sequence TTGAAATATTTTGATTATGCTGCAACCACACCTCCCCATCCGGATGTAATTCGTACGATGGCCGAAATTATGGAGACACAATTCGGTAATCCATCCTCCATCCATGGCTATGGAGAGCGTGCCGATCAGTTGCTGCGTCGTGCTCGATCCGGCTGTGCTGCTGCAATCGGCGTTAAGCCTGAAGAGATTGTATTTACTTCTGGTGCGACCGAGAGTAATAATCTCGCGATAAAAGGTGCGGCATTACGTTATCAGTCACGAGGCAGACACATCATCACTACGGCTACCGAGCATGCCTCGGTGTACGAAAGTTTTATGCAATTGCAGCAGTGGGGATGGGAAGTGACATTAGTTCCTGTGAATTCCGATGGAGTAGTGAACGCTCAGAAGGTTGTAGACGCGATCAGGCCCGACACGGTGCTTGTGAGTCTGATGCATGTAAACAATGAAACAGGAGCCATCCATCCGATTGCAGAGATCGGCAAACAGCTCAAAAAGAAAGCACCACGCGTGCTTTTCCATGTAGATGGTGTTCAGGGTTTTGGGAAAATGGAGGCGACACCTGCTGCTTGGGGTGCAGATCTGTACAGTTTGTCTGCTCACAAGATTCGTGGACCGAAGGGAGCAGGTCTCCTGTATGTGCGAAGTGGAGTGGAGCTTACGCCACTATTGTCAGGAGGATCACAGGAACAAGGCCTAAGAGCAGGCACAGAAAACGTGGCCTTGCTGGTAGGCATGGCCAAGGCCATGCGAATGGCAGCAGAAGATCAGGTTGATTTTGCCCGGCGTACAACGGTGCTCCGTGATCGATTGATGGAAACGATACGTGTTATTCCTGAATTTGAATTGAACAGTCGCACAGAGGGTGCACCTCATATTGTGCACTTCTCCTATCCCGGGATGAAGGCAGAAGTGGCGCTGCACACCTTGGAGCAACTTGGCGTAACCATATCGACCCAATCTGCCTGTTCTTCGCGTTCGGCTGAACCGAGTCGGGCTCTACTTGCGATGGGCAGAGATGCAGCTTGTGCTGGTGGCGGATTGCGTATTAGTCTTGGAGATGAACATACAGAAGAAGATGTAGCCTTGCTTGAACAGGCTTTACATCAGATGGTGGCGCAGTTGCGGCCCCTCGAAAGGCGGATGTAA